One Desulfurellaceae bacterium genomic region harbors:
- a CDS encoding amidohydrolase, with amino-acid sequence MPHHSPFPYSGAIDADGHILEPPDIWQTYIDPAYRDRAIRLRVNDKGLEYLEIDGRPFKYMPAGSLSAFGAMGKKLSATPDPTRSYVGEAPFGSMDADQRVQRLDQEGLDKAILYPSIGLIWETEEVGDLAYQHALTVAYNRWITDFCSGTKGRLVPVAHISMGDPHQATAELERAVKAGAKGAFFAPFTPTNKSHAHPDYDPFWAKAQELDVPVGIHPAGEPPSKRVHQRFKDMQKWAVWHFNVHGGQGPLQAFTALFQYGLFDRFPRVKVVVLESGAGWAGYLLNRMDAVYDSPLGESVPLKDKPSSYFQRQCWISGDPDEKAFGNVVEFVGADKFFWASDFPHPDHPDNYMQELSELVTPMSEATRQKILGRNVAQVYGL; translated from the coding sequence ATGCCACATCACTCCCCATTCCCCTACTCCGGCGCCATAGACGCCGACGGCCACATCCTCGAACCGCCCGATATCTGGCAGACGTATATCGACCCTGCTTACCGTGATCGGGCGATCCGCCTGCGGGTCAACGACAAGGGCCTGGAATACCTGGAAATCGACGGCCGGCCGTTCAAATACATGCCGGCCGGCAGTCTGTCGGCGTTTGGCGCGATGGGGAAAAAGCTGTCCGCCACACCCGACCCGACGCGCAGCTATGTGGGAGAGGCGCCGTTCGGCTCAATGGACGCCGACCAGCGTGTCCAACGGCTGGACCAGGAGGGCCTGGACAAGGCGATTCTGTACCCCAGTATCGGACTCATCTGGGAAACCGAGGAGGTCGGTGACCTGGCCTACCAGCACGCCCTGACCGTCGCCTACAACCGCTGGATTACCGACTTCTGCTCCGGCACCAAGGGCCGGCTGGTTCCGGTTGCGCACATTTCGATGGGCGACCCGCACCAGGCGACCGCCGAGCTTGAGCGGGCGGTCAAAGCCGGCGCCAAAGGCGCGTTTTTCGCGCCCTTCACCCCGACCAACAAGTCCCACGCCCACCCTGACTACGACCCGTTCTGGGCCAAGGCCCAGGAATTGGACGTACCGGTCGGCATTCATCCGGCTGGCGAGCCGCCGTCCAAGCGGGTCCATCAACGTTTCAAAGACATGCAGAAATGGGCCGTGTGGCATTTTAACGTGCACGGCGGCCAGGGGCCGCTGCAAGCCTTCACCGCCCTCTTCCAGTACGGCCTGTTTGACCGCTTTCCCAGGGTCAAAGTCGTGGTTCTGGAGTCGGGGGCCGGCTGGGCCGGCTATCTGCTGAACCGCATGGACGCGGTGTATGACAGCCCGCTCGGCGAGAGCGTTCCACTCAAAGACAAGCCCAGCTCCTACTTTCAGCGTCAGTGCTGGATTTCGGGCGACCCGGACGAAAAAGCGTTCGGCAATGTGGTTGAGTTCGTGGGGGCGGACAAGTTCTTCTGGGCCTCGGATTTCCCCCACCCGGATCATCCCGACAACTACATGCAGGAACTGAGCGAGCTGGTGACGCCCATGTCGGAAGCCACCCGGCAGAAGATCCTGGGCCGGAACGTGGCCCAGGTGTACGGGCTGTAA
- a CDS encoding VCBS repeat-containing protein: MSLFPRVFSHLVLPSLVLAVLLFCPAPAQADPRVMNIDHPNKLPMTGFASAFDIVGDVNADGMPDYVIGAYQHRWDDNDRQGRVFVYDGSTGRLLYTIDNPSPQADSAFGFAVARIGDVDADGIADLVVGAIGQGEAGSALSITIGEQASTTEGLELKKVGSGQAFVFSAKNGQFLYTVQAPDQDAGAAFGFSTAALGDLTGDAIPELLIGAPAQNGSGRAYIFNGQDGSLLHVLAPPAPPGQDTFGWSVAGAGDLNGDGTPDMLIGAPYTTVDTHRILGRVYAISGHDLSLLYAIEAPEPRAGSVFGWHIASGGDINKDGTADTLVGAPYKDVQANRSQGEAYVFSGTDGSLLLPLHDPGLDNAYAGFGYRVAWTSDINEDGASEILVSAPHQTVDEFKIQGAVFVFNGWDGRHLITFDNPNPHQGSKFGYTLASPGDLHGDGIPEFAIGAAGQTIGNNVASGRIFVFQSQ, translated from the coding sequence GTGTCATTGTTCCCCCGTGTCTTTTCACATCTGGTTTTGCCGTCTCTGGTTTTGGCCGTCCTGCTTTTCTGCCCCGCGCCCGCCCAGGCCGACCCGCGTGTCATGAACATCGACCATCCCAACAAGTTGCCCATGACCGGCTTTGCCTCCGCCTTCGATATTGTCGGCGATGTCAACGCCGACGGGATGCCGGACTATGTGATCGGCGCCTATCAACACCGCTGGGACGACAACGACAGACAGGGGCGGGTCTTTGTGTATGACGGTAGCACCGGGAGGCTGCTGTATACGATTGACAACCCGTCTCCCCAAGCAGACTCGGCTTTCGGCTTTGCCGTGGCCCGCATTGGGGACGTCGACGCCGATGGCATCGCCGATCTGGTGGTCGGCGCTATCGGCCAGGGCGAGGCCGGCAGTGCCCTGTCGATCACCATCGGCGAACAGGCCAGCACGACCGAAGGCCTGGAACTCAAAAAAGTCGGCAGCGGTCAGGCTTTTGTGTTCAGCGCCAAGAACGGTCAGTTCCTCTACACCGTACAAGCCCCCGATCAGGATGCCGGAGCAGCCTTCGGTTTTTCAACCGCAGCGCTGGGCGACCTCACGGGCGACGCCATCCCCGAACTCCTCATCGGCGCACCAGCCCAAAACGGCTCTGGCCGGGCGTATATCTTCAACGGTCAGGACGGCAGCCTGCTGCACGTCCTGGCTCCGCCGGCTCCGCCCGGTCAGGACACCTTTGGCTGGTCTGTTGCCGGGGCGGGCGATCTAAACGGCGACGGGACGCCCGATATGCTGATCGGCGCGCCGTACACCACTGTTGATACGCACCGGATACTGGGGCGGGTGTATGCCATCAGCGGCCACGACCTGAGCCTGCTGTACGCCATTGAGGCGCCCGAGCCCCGGGCCGGATCGGTCTTCGGCTGGCACATCGCCTCGGGCGGAGATATCAACAAAGACGGTACGGCCGACACCCTGGTCGGCGCCCCGTATAAGGACGTGCAGGCAAACCGCTCCCAGGGCGAAGCCTACGTATTCAGCGGCACCGACGGCTCCCTGCTCCTGCCCCTGCACGACCCGGGCCTGGACAACGCCTATGCCGGCTTTGGCTACCGGGTGGCCTGGACATCGGATATCAATGAGGACGGCGCCTCGGAAATCCTGGTCAGCGCGCCACACCAGACCGTGGATGAGTTCAAGATCCAGGGCGCGGTGTTTGTGTTCAACGGCTGGGACGGACGCCATCTGATTACCTTTGACAACCCCAACCCACACCAGGGTTCAAAGTTTGGCTACACCCTGGCGTCTCCGGGCGACTTGCACGGCGACGGCATTCCGGAATTCGCCATTGGCGCGGCGGGCCAAACCATTGGCAACAATGTAGCCAGCGGCCGGATTTTTGTCTTTCAGTCGCAATAG
- a CDS encoding GFA family protein — protein MPTPFSGGCLCGAIRYECSTEPIMVANCHCRDCQRASGSAFATNLVVPVESVSLSKASPTYHDTLADRGHTMSRGFCPTCGARLMLKNSAYPDILVIHASSLADPSWVRVGMDIYTASAQPWDFLDPLRRHFTHMPERKTA, from the coding sequence ATGCCAACTCCCTTCTCGGGTGGCTGCCTGTGTGGAGCCATTCGCTATGAGTGCTCGACCGAACCGATTATGGTTGCCAACTGCCACTGCCGGGATTGCCAGCGGGCGAGCGGCAGCGCCTTTGCCACTAATCTGGTCGTGCCCGTCGAGTCGGTCAGTCTGAGCAAGGCCAGCCCGACCTACCACGACACCCTGGCCGACCGCGGCCATACCATGAGCCGGGGCTTTTGCCCGACCTGCGGCGCCCGGCTGATGCTCAAAAACTCGGCCTATCCGGACATCCTGGTCATCCACGCGTCGAGCCTGGCCGACCCGAGCTGGGTGCGGGTCGGCATGGACATTTACACCGCCAGCGCCCAGCCGTGGGATTTTCTGGACCCCCTGCGGCGCCATTTTACCCACATGCCGGAGCGTAAGACAGCGTGA